In the Populus trichocarpa isolate Nisqually-1 chromosome 1, P.trichocarpa_v4.1, whole genome shotgun sequence genome, one interval contains:
- the LOC18094005 gene encoding uncharacterized protein LOC18094005 isoform X1 → MGIIKSGFSFIVGTVCGVYIAQNYDVPNIKKLATTGLFMAKLVEEKYRKPKSRNDGDD, encoded by the exons ATGGGGATAATCAAGAGTGGCTTCTCGTTCATAGTAGGAACTGTGTGTGGGGTTTACATTGCTCAAAACTACGATGTACCCAACATCAAGAAGCTTGCCACCACTGGACTTTTCATGGCTAAGCTCGTTGAAGAGAAATATCGCAAGCCCAAGTCTCGAAATGATGGCGATGACTA A
- the LOC18094005 gene encoding uncharacterized protein LOC18094005 isoform X2: MGIIKSGFSFIVGTVCGVYIAQNYDVPNIKKLATTGLFMAKLVEEKYRKPKSRNDGDD, translated from the exons ATGGGGATAATCAAGAGTGGCTTCTCGTTCATAGTAGGAACTGTGTGTGGGGTTTACATTGCTCAAAACTACGATGTACCCAACATCAAGAAGCTTGCCACCACTGGACTTTTCATGGCTAAGCTCGTTGAAGAGAAATATCGCAAGCCCAAGTCTCGAAATGATGGCGATGACTA G
- the LOC18094006 gene encoding putative glycerol-3-phosphate transporter 1 → MGPFHEAAERNQNKPPIGIRFLESIKKKRLSYRTHQAIVLIVTFLAYTSYHAARKTTSIVKSTLDPESSKVELKFVPWRITYSSEPVERKSLSWKLGDGWAPFNASDGTALLGELDLAFLAIYALGMYFSGHLGDRMNLRILLTIGMVGTGIFTSLFGVGFWANVHNFYYYLIVQMLAGLFQSTGWPSVVAVVGNWFGKKKRGLIMGIWNAHTSVGNISGSLIAAAMLSYGWGWSFVLPGLLIAFAGLLVFTLLPVSPEAVGADKDEDELDSPNKAGEEVTEPLLVSDSDVKQEAVGFIEAWKIPGVAPFALCLFFAKLVAYTFLYWLPFYISQTAIDGKYLSDGTAGNLSTFFDVGGVVGGILAGHISDRLDARAITAASFMYCSIPALFFYRSYGHLSLGLNIAFMLLTGMLVNGPYALITTAVSADLGTHSSLKGNSRALATVTAIIDGTGSVGAAIGPLLTGYISAKSWSAVFTMLMAAALVAGLLLTRLVVAEVAAKIAESRSQGSPASKAQAAAFDV, encoded by the exons ATGGGTCCATTTCACGAAGCAGCTGAAAGAAACCAAAATAAGCCCCCTATTGGTATTCGATTCTTAGAGAgcataaagaagaaaaggcttTCCTACAGAACCCACCAAGCCATTGTCTTGATTGTAACTTTTTTGGCATACACTAGCTACCATGCTGCTCGGAAAACCACGAGCATTGTCAAGAGCACCCTTGATCCAGAGTCTTCCAAGGTGGAGTTGAAGTTTGTCCCATGGAGGATTACTTACTCAAGTGAACCAGTTGAAAGAAAAAGTCTTTCATGGAAACTTGGAGATGGTTGGGCTCCATTTAATGCCTCAGATGGGACAGCCTTGCTTGGTGAACTCGACTTGGCTTTCCTTGCTATATATGCCTTGGGAATGTACTTTTCAGGGCACCTGGGTGATAGAATGAATTTAAGGATCCTTTTGACAATAGGAATGGTTGGAACTGGTATATTTACTTCATTATTCGGTGTTGGATTTTGGGCAAATGTGCATAACTTTTACTATTACTTGATAGTGCAAATGCTTGCTGGGCTGTTCCAATCAACTGGATGGCCTTCAGTGGTTGCAGTGGTTGGTAACTGGTttgggaagaagaagagagggcTAATTATGGGTATATGGAATGCCCACACTTCTGTTGGGAATATTTCAGGCTCGTTGATTGCTGCTGCAATGTTGAGCTATGGATGGGGCTGGTCCTTTGTTTTGCCTGGTCTCCTCATTGCTTTTGCTGGCTTGCTTGTGTTTACACTACTGCCTGTTAGTCCCGAGGCTGTTGGAGCTGACAAAGATGAAGATGAATTGGATTCTCCAAATAAAGCTGGGGAGGAAGTTACAGAGCCCCTTTTAGTATCGGACTCTGATGTTAAACAGGAAGCTGTGGGGTTCATTGAAGCATGGAAAATACCTGGAGTTGCGCCCTTTGCTCTCTGTCTATTTTTTGCCAAACTGGTGGCCTACACTTTTCTCTACTGGCTTCCTTTCTACATTAGCCAAACAG CCATTGACGGAAAGTACTTATCTGATGGAACTGCTGGGAACTTGTCAACATTTTTTGATGTTGGAGGGGTGGTTGGGGGGATTTTAGCTGGGCACATTTCTGATCGCCTAGATGCCAGAGCAATTACAGCAGCAAGCTTCATGTATTGTTCCATCCCTGCTCTTTTCTTCTACCGGAGCTATGGACACCTTTCCTTGGGTCTAAACATTGCTTTTATGCTTCTTACTGGCATGCTTGTGAATGGTCCTTATGCTCTTATAACAACAGCCGTCTCGGCTGACTTGGGAACTCACAGTTCCTTGAAAGGGAACTCGAGGGCATTGGCAACTGTTACGGCAATCATAGACGGAACAGGCTCGGTCGGAGCTGCAATCGGACCTTTATTAACAGGTTACATTTCTGCTAAGAGCTGGAGTGCAGTTTTCACAATGTTAATGGCTGCAGCTCTAGTTGCAGGTCTACTATTGACTAGACTTGTTGTGGCTGAAGTGGCTGCAAAGATTGCTGAATCGAGGTCTCAAGGATCTCCTGCATCAAAAGCACAAGCAGCTGCATTTGATGTGTGA
- the LOC18094007 gene encoding uncharacterized protein LOC18094007 produces the protein MDLQRAMLDELMGADRNLTEEERKDYKEITWDSKEVCAYYMARFCPHDLFVNTKSDIGPCDRVHDPKLKESFEKSPRHDAYLAKFEAELAQRCEKLVMELDRRVRRGRERLAQGDEPMPPPPLSADKSERLSVVEEKIKNLLVQVEALGEVGKVDEAQALMKKVDELNAEKALIQCQNDKVLVVPQEKKMALCEICGSFLVANDVAERTQSHITGKQHIGYGMVRDYITEYKEAKEKAREEERLAREKEAEERRKLREKENESRRSGSGDRDRYHDRDRERERDRHRDRERSREWNGRGSRDDWRAKNGRDGGRDRHRDRSRSCSPVRHGRRRSPRSPVRPN, from the exons ATGGACCTTCAACGAGCCATGCTAGATGAACTCATGGGTGCAG ATCGTAATTTGAcggaggaagagagaaaagattACAAGGAAATAACATGGGATTCAAAGGAGGTTTGTGCTTATTATATGGCTCGGTTTTGTCCTCATGACCTCTTTGTCAACACCAAAAGTGATATTG GACCATGTGATAGGGTTCATGATCCAAAGTTGAAAGAAAG CTTTGAGAAGTCCCCAAGACATGATGCATATCTGGCTAAATTTGAAGCAGAACTTGCTCAGAGATGTGAGAAATTG GTTATGGAATTGGATAGAAGAGTTAGGCGTGGACGAGAACGCCTGGCACAAGGGGATGAACCTATGCCACCTCCTCCGCTGTCAGCTGACAAGTCCGAACGATTATCTGTGGTggaggagaaaataaaaaacctgcTGGTGCAAGTGGAGGCCCTTGGCGAAGTTGGGAAGGTGGATGAAGCTCAAGCGCTTATGAAAAAG GTGGACGAACTTAATGCTGAGAAAGCATTGATTCAATGCCAGAATGATAAAGTATTGGTGGTTCCACAGGAGAAAAAGATGGCTTTGTGTGAGATTTGTGGTTCCTTTCTGGTTGCAAATGATGTTGCAGAGAGAACCCAGTCTCATATCACAGGGAAGCAGCACATCGGATATGGGATGGTCCGGGATTATATCACCGAGTACAAG GAAGCTAAGGAGAAGGCAAGGGAAGAGGAAAGATTAGCAAGGGAAAAAGAAGCCGAAGAACGGAGGAAACTGAGGGAGAAGGAAAATGAGAGTAGGAGGAGTGGTTCAGGTGATAGAGATCGGTATCATGATCGAGATAGAGAAAGGGAGCGGGACAGGCACCGAGATCGTGAAAGGTCAAGGGAGTGGAATGGTAGGGGTAGTCGAGATGATTGGAGGGCTAAGAATGGAAGGGATGGTGGCAGGGATAGGCACCGTGATCGGAGCAGGTCATGTTCCCCTGTTAGGCATGGTCGCAGGAGGTCACCTAGAAGTCCAGTTCGCCCAAATTAG
- the LOC18094008 gene encoding peroxisomal membrane protein 11B — translation MNDTVDKLVIFLAKRDGIDKLVKTFQYVSKLVHWHVEATHPDAAMRFKQWEVASGLGRKAFRTGRFLTGFNALRRGPGATPTLKVLAVLANAGEMVYFFFDHFLWLSRIGTLDAKLARRMSFISALGESFGYIFFIIADFIIMKEGLETERRLLISSKEDGSEDAKESTRKIRVERVMRLMAVAANVADLIIALADIEPNPFCNHAVTLGISGLVSAWAGWYRNWPS, via the coding sequence ATGAATGACACAGTGGACAAGCTGGTCATCTTTCTAGCAAAGAGAGATGGCATAGATAAGCTTGTCAAGACTTTCCAGTATGTGTCCAAGCTTGTTCACTGGCATGTAGAAGCCACCCATCCAGACGCTGCAATGAGATTCAAGCAATGGGAAGTTGCTTCTGGCCTTGGCCGGAAAGCCTTCAGAACTGGCAGGTTTCTCACTGGCTTCAATGCTCTAAGAAGAGGCCCTGGCGCAACCCCGACGTTAAAGGTCTTAGCTGTTCTTGCTAATGCAGGAGAAATGGTCTATTTCTTTTTTGACCATTTTCTTTGGTTATCAAGAATTGGAACTTTGGATGCAAAGTTGGCAAGAAGGATGAGCTTCATTTCAGCATTGGGCGAGTCTTTTGGCtacatatttttcattatagctgattttattataatgaaagaAGGGCTAGAAACAGAGAGAAGGCTCTTAATCTCTTCAAAAGAAGATGGTTCAGAAGATGCGAAAGAGAGCACGAGGAAGATCAGAGTAGAGAGAGTGATGAGGTTGATGGCAGTAGCAGCTAACGTTGCAGATTTGATTATTGCACTGGCAGATATTGAGCCCAACCCATTTTGCAACCATGCTGTTACTCTTGGTATTAGTGGGTTGGTGTCTGCTTGGGCTGGTTGGTACAGAAATTGGCCCTCGTAG